In the Rhodospirillaceae bacterium genome, one interval contains:
- a CDS encoding 2-dehydropantoate 2-reductase, which produces MTIQKICIVGPGAIGGMMAVKLISAGYDVSALVRTSRVDAMNRDGITLHDEGETFHHTPLAAANAADIGPQDLVIITVKETGLSDVAPAISNLCGPKTQVVQVMNGIPWWFFMDREGPYSGTCLESVDPKGCVSEHFEVERHIGAVINCGVSWREDGSLSHDHSNQLFLGRPSGALGGVEAVADVFRASGYNAEATSNIQQQVMTKLLANMSFNPLSALSMGTTDLLIGDDYVAETLAGLMNEGRAIIKALGLDPGPDPIETLKRGQRLNASKTSMLQDVEAGKPLELEGILGSVIEVASLVKVPVPLLRTVYGLLRVRQQTMQAASS; this is translated from the coding sequence ATGACCATCCAGAAAATATGTATTGTTGGCCCGGGTGCGATTGGCGGGATGATGGCCGTCAAACTCATCTCCGCCGGATACGATGTGTCGGCCTTGGTAAGAACAAGTCGCGTTGACGCCATGAACCGGGATGGCATTACGCTCCATGATGAAGGCGAGACCTTTCATCATACGCCGCTTGCGGCGGCGAACGCGGCGGATATTGGCCCCCAAGACTTGGTCATCATCACGGTCAAAGAGACTGGTCTGAGCGATGTCGCCCCGGCTATATCGAATTTGTGTGGGCCAAAAACGCAAGTTGTGCAGGTGATGAATGGCATTCCCTGGTGGTTCTTTATGGATCGTGAGGGGCCGTATTCGGGAACATGTTTAGAAAGCGTTGATCCCAAAGGTTGTGTGTCCGAGCATTTTGAGGTCGAGCGGCACATTGGGGCCGTCATCAATTGCGGCGTGTCTTGGCGCGAGGACGGATCACTCAGCCATGATCATTCCAACCAGCTCTTTTTAGGCCGCCCAAGTGGTGCGCTTGGAGGCGTTGAAGCCGTCGCCGATGTTTTTCGCGCTTCTGGGTACAACGCGGAAGCAACATCGAATATACAACAGCAGGTGATGACCAAGCTGCTGGCCAACATGAGCTTTAATCCGTTGAGCGCTTTATCGATGGGCACGACGGATTTGCTCATTGGCGATGATTATGTTGCTGAGACGCTGGCGGGTTTGATGAACGAGGGGCGTGCCATCATCAAGGCTTTGGGCCTCGACCCTGGGCCTGATCCGATCGAAACCCTGAAGCGAGGGCAGAGGTTGAACGCATCTAAAACGTCTATGCTGCAAGATGTAGAAGCTGGGAAGCCCTTAGAATTAGAAGGGATCCTTGGCTCGGTCATAGAGGTGGCGTCGCTGGTTAAAGTGCCAGTGCCGCTGCTGCGAACGGTTTATGGTTTATTACGCGTGCGCCAACAAACGATGCAGGCAGCGTCCTCATGA